The DNA window GATGATTCACAGGCTACAACATATTCAACACCCGTGTTAAATTCATCCGCTCCCGGAGCTGTGGCCATTAGAGAGGTGACCTGCGTGGGTGACATTTAAGGTACACTATTTAATTTCATCCAGTTACTTTATCATAGGTCTTTTTCCAAAGtgtctaagggaaaaaaaatgcatgtacatATAATCTCCAAAGGACCAGAACTGTCGTGGCATAGAATATATGCCTGACAACCCAGGTCTCTATAACATTAGAAATTAGGATTTCTATCCATAAGAAGCGTATTTTAGgatacttcctttaaaaaagaggaaatcaaatcGCCAGTACTTgtgatgttaaaaagaaaaaatttacagccacaaaaatgtatcaaatcaatttttaaaaaaagaaaaaggaaaaagaatgctTCAAAATATTTAGGTGTAAGTGGAGTGGTCTTTTACAGGCCCCAGGCATCACTGAGATACAAAAATTCACAAGAAACCCCAGTGTGCTTGCAATTTAATGTTAGTTTGAATTACAATGCATTAAGTTTTTATTGCTGAGATTTATAGAACAGCTAGCAAAATCCTGTTATCCCACACCCTTTCTTGAGTGTGAAGGTGGGGTGTGTGCAGGATTCCCAGATTCAAGAAATCTGACACAACTATCAACTCTGCTTTGTCTCTGCAAAACGTTTAATGTGTctcccccaccacctcctccagacTCCCTGTCCgatcctcctcctccccctccaacTCTCCTCTGTGCCTGACCTGCCGCTGCTCTCAGACTGTCTTCCAGAAACTCactaaaactaaacaaaactcCACCTcacaccaccccccccccccagaggtagcaaagaagaggaagaagagaagaggccACAAAGGTATAACCTGTGAAGCAACTCACAACAGCATTCTAAACTTCAACCGGGATGCATAGAATTGCATCTATTTATACAAAGCCAGCAAGGTATTAAGAATGAACACAAGGCTATAGGGCGTTTGTGATCCCGGTTTTAGTGGCTGAAATTGTAATTAAACTGCAAAGAGAAATGGACGCTAAGATTGGCCTTGACACTAATTActagaaagaaagacatttatgCAAATATCTCAGAAGCCTGAACTTCAGCCATTCtgaaccctccccccaccctgtgtatttgggggtgagggggtaaAAGCAAAAGAGGCTAGGGAAATTACCTTCTCTAATTCCAACAGATGAAACCTTAATACTTGTATGGCTTGAATCATCTGCAAAGATACAAAAAGAATGAGCACCCCATTCCTAGTTTGCAGAAAACTGGCTGTCACAGCACTAGCATCTCCAGTCTACCCCCTCCCCCAGTAAACAGAGTTATTTTGATTTATGGCAATAACACTAAAACTTAATAGCAGCGACTGGGTACCATCGAGAGGTTTATATTtcttaaggaggaaaaaaatagctaaaataacaacaaagcaTCTAAGTGGGGATCATAAACACTCTCTCCCCCATGgttctctcccctttctcagcCCCACTGCCCCCACCGCACCCCTAAAGGGCCACATCCCAGGACAAGATGTTTCCTTGGAAGGTGTGCAGGGAAAATAGTCCAAATAGTCCACCAAATTGTGGCTTTTCGCACTGCGAACTTTCTGCTGCCTTCCGCACACCTTTCAGGCAAACCGGTGGTTTGGGGGCTCGTGTCGGGTCGCTGCCCTCGTGATGCAACTTTGAGGGCTGGGAAGTCCCCAAAGTTTGAGCACACACGCTGACAGGCCCGGAGATAAATCCCCGCGCTGATTAGAGCTGCGCTACCCGGCtgtcataaaaaacaaaagctcGCGTTTCCCCGCGCCGCTCGCCCGGCCCCTCTCCAGATAAATTTATTTCCCGGGGATCTTGTCCCGGACCACTTGTCCGTGGACGGAAACATTTGCAGCCGACCTGCAGCGACGGGAAGACCCGTCTAGAAACCTCAGGGCTCTCAAAGCAAAGCTGGGGGCTTAGGGGAGAGGAACTCGGGGAGGGGAGTAATGGGTCGGCTCTTACCAAGTTATCCAGTTCGGgattagaagaaaatagaggttTTTCTGCGCGAATCTAAATACaagtgaggagaggggagagggaagagggaaaagaaagaaacatttgaaatctGGTCGCCTTCCTACTTTCTTGCCTCATTACACTGTCGGGGGGCAGCATGTAACCTCCGGGAGGGACTCGGTGTCACCAAGTTCGTCCCGCGCAGAAACACTTCAACGTGAATCAAATAAGCCGAAAACAAGCCCAGAGCTCAGGGTGACTTCTACCAGCAGCTATGCTTCTAGAGGACGCTGCCCAGCTCGCCAAGTCCAAGGCAGCTCCAGCGTGTGGTgttggtgattttattttatagaggGAGCGTTCTGCGTTAGGTTATGGAGCTGGGAAGAATACGGGCGATTTTGAGTCGCCCGCAAACGACACTCATATAGGAGGGAAATCTCAGGGTAGTTGGAACAGGCATGGCTTAGGACGTGCTATTTGCTGGATCCTCTTGCAAATAccctgggtgggaggagggaggtccctttctattttcttttactttttaaacatttattttgctgaCCTGTTTGGCGAACACGGCTATATCTTCATTGAATGATTCTGACGAGCAGACGTCCCCGCCCGCCACCCCCGGCTCGCGGGGGGTACAAGTAGCTAATTCACATTTCTCAAAAATCAGTGctaagagagggaagagggggtgTCTGCAAGAAAATACAACAGTCACAAACAACAGAATGGTTAGTCTGGAGTCAGGGGAAAAAAGGCGCCCAAGAAAAGCAGCCGGAGGAGCTGAAGGCAGGGACCCCTCCCTGATTTTGGCACCTActtttctccttcccccccccccccccagccagGTGACTGCTCACCTCCCCTTCCTCCTAGGGCCCCGAAGTCAGAGGCCCTAAGCCATGGACCGTGCCTGAGGATCGGTTCAGCATATCTGGCCAGAGAAATTGGTAACATTTGCTACGAATAAACCCAAGCGGTTCCAGCAGCCATTTTGAATTAAGTTTCCCACCCGACAAGCCCTCGTCCCTCTGCTGCACATCCAGgacctggaggaggagaaaggtgCTGGGCGTAGGAGCTGGGAGAGCTTGTTCAAGTGGGCTCCTCCAAGGCAGCCTCGCGAAGCCCCAGGCCGGGGATGTCGGTGGCAGGCGCTCAGCTAATTTGGGCAAAGGACGTCTATGGCCGTGAAACCAGCTGTCAGGGGGGCTGCACCTACCGATCCCCACCCCACGGCCCTCGGAGCGCAGGGAGGCGCCTCTCTGGCTTCCTGTACAATCCCTCCCTTCGCAGATGGCCCCCACCATCCCCAAAATAAAGTTCCTTCCAATGGTCCTGCGGGAAAGCCTTTCATTTTGTCTCTGCGAAATGGCAAAGCAGCTAGTACTAAGAGGGGCCTAGATGTCCTTATCTCagcccataaaagaaaaaaaaaaaagcttcttcTAATGCCCAAGGAGGTGTCTCAAGTCTTGTATTAGCTCCCACAGCCCAGCTGGGAATTTAACAGTTTGGGGTCCTTTTCAAAGCTTCCCCAAATGTTCTGTCCCAGAGCCTAAACCATTTGCAGTTAACGCTGCGGAGAGAACGCTGGGATTTAAACAAGCCTATTGCACAAGGGTCCAGAAAAATAGAGCAGAAAGGGTGTTCAGCTGGGGAAGATCAGTATtgcatgatttttgttttcaaattagaaataaaagttgcTGCAAAGTCAAAAGAGGTCCCCAAATTCatcagcacacagtaggcacaaGTGACTTTCAAAGGCTTTTACTAGTCCAGGGTCTAATCGAATGGCCGGCAGAACATGGTGTGAACCGCAGCCAGAAAACAACACGGCCCATAGCACCCCGCATCAACTTCTAAATCCTTCAGGTTTCGCCTTTGATCGCAAAGTACTAAAACGACTAGAAGTTTCTTAATGTCTGTGATAATTCCGATGGAGCTCCTCTCCTTGACTACAGTGGACCCACTCCCTAAATGCAAAGCGTGTTCCCCTTGCCTGACCTGCAACTGTCCTTTCTTGGTTTTATTGTGCGGTGGCAGAGCCAGCATACGGTTGCTGAGTAAACTTAGCAAGTCAGAACAATCAGTGGCTTAAAAGATTTTCCCTTAAACTAAAAGTTTCGTTCCAACACAAAGGCGCCTACGTTTAGAAACCCCCAACGCTCTCTCAGCGCAGTGGAGCGAGCCAGGACTCCCAACTCGCTGAGCTACCGAGCCTGGATCTGAGAGGGGACAAGGGACCTTGGGCAACTTCTCCTGCGACCCTTTCGCGGGCATGGCCTCGGCAGAGCGGGGCACTGGGCTGGCGCGGAGCGTGCATGGAGAGGTGGGCGTCCAGGATGGCAGGCCGCCTCCCAAAATTCTTCATGCAACGCGAATGAAAAACACCACCAAGTAATGTACCTCCAATCCAGAGAACTCTGGCTTTCCGCTTAGCAAGGGCAAAGGGAAACAGGGGAAGCACCGCGTCTCTTCTATTTAACCAGCTGCCCATTGTACCTACCCATAAATGGCATCTTTATCTCTCTTTAAAGCGTCATTGACGGAAGAACCCATGCTGGGGGCCATAGCGTTGGTGTGAGCTGTGTGCGGGTACTGATGCGAGTGGAGAGGAGGCCCGTGGTTCAGGTGGTGGACCGGCTGCATGGACCTGGCCGCATGCGGGTCCCCATACATCGTGGAGGGAATGCCTACTCCATCCATGCCCCCGTAATGGGGTAGATCGTCGTACTGCATGACAAACAGAGAACAAGGTTCAGAAGGCCAGGCGGGCAAATGGGGGAACGGCAGGGCACGCAGCTTATATAATGTCAGTCCAGCCGGATCCTTCAACCTGGAATTCCATGGCCTTGCATCTCCAAAGtttgagatttcttcttttaaaaaataatttttaaagtaaaaattctaGGATTCTCGGTGAGACCGGCTAGGATGGATGATCTTGCCCTAACTTGTGTCCCTATCAACTGGTTCAGAAATCCAGAATCCTTtagcaaagaaggaagaaagaaggaaagaaaggaaggcattCTCCGGGAGGGTGGAAGGTAAAACGAGCATGTCTCTAGAGGAGGAAATTCAAAATCACAACAATAAAATGTGTTAGGACAGTGCAGCAAACCTGTCTAGTTTCACAGCCCCTTCCCACCagggagaattttttaaaaagttcggATGGGAACATCTACGCCAAGCACGTGAATTCAGACaggcttctcattttatttccctgCCAGCGAGGGGTTAGATCCTGCAAGACACtgcatttcctttgctttccaagACACACTCTGCTAAATTATACAAAACTAACTGGCCCCCTTATAAGTGAAACTCAGAGAAAGGTAGTTTTTCTTGTACATGAGAGCTGAATTTAGAATTGGGCAATTTTCACCCCAATGTTAAAGAAAATCTATAGTTGTAAGttaattattctattttctttactctTACGAACTTTCTTCCCAGACTAGAAGTCAATGAGGCAAATGTTACTCATCAGGTTTAAACTTAAAGCAAATTCAATAGCAAATGCACATATAACACCCCCCCAGCCAtctttttcctccagaaaaactattttcatattgattgtcattatttttgtgtGCGAAATTTaactatttagatttttctcatTGGTTTATTCCAGGCAAGTTCCCCCCCCCCTCAAGATTTGAAGGCATCGAGAgtgaaatgattttcaaagaaaagaggaaTTGCCACTTTCATCTCCTTAGAGCCAGAGGTGTGAAAAGAGTTTGGAAGAACACTGACATTTGCCTGAACCAAAGGAGTAAAGAAAAATGTGTCAGCCTAGTAACTTTTTTTTGCAAACAGGGCTTTGAGGGCCAGGACACAAATTATGCAAGGAAGGCTTTTTGTAGACCTctctttcttttaagaaattacctCAGTTGGGTTGTCATTGTCTCACTTTACTCTCACTACATTACCATTCAAAAAGGAATATTGGGGAAATtagtattgcattttaaaagtgagTAGCTGTGTGCTTAGTATCCAATTAGTGCAGGGCTTGTCTAAGAAAAACTTTCAAAGTATTACCTTGCATAAAAATCCatgcatattaaaattacttttaaaagatgaatGTTTTCCGACCCCGAAAACCACTGTACTATGGCAAAGTTACTTGTCTAATGATATTAAAGATGAACGTAATCAATAACATATCAGAAGTTTCTAGCTgcttattttagtttaaaaatagctCTAAACTTCTGCTCCCTGAACGCTCACATTATGCGTAGCATTAGGCAtctagcttttttttaaaaaaaagatgattgcccgagcttgtatttttatttatatagctGCTGGTTTGGAATCTATAGAAAAACTTGATTACTCGAATTAACAATTACATGTAACATACATTATTCTACAAATGCATTGAATAAATACTCTCGCTTTAGGCCAAGGCTTTAGGAGCCTTAttcaaaaagacagagaaaaaaggaaactttttagCAGTGTCTTTTAGCCACATTTCAATTTAATCTTACATTTGAGTTCCACAATTGTTTTTTAATACGTACCCTTTGCGCCATCGGCCTCCCTGGCTCCCTTCCTACTTCAACTTCTAATATATCCTCTTTAAGGCCAgtgtgaaaagaaacaaataagcaaactcccccggaaaaaaaaaaatttaaagcaggaCGCAAAATCCCTTAACGTCTCCAGCAACGTGAGCTACTAGTCCCAGGTCTTCGGTCTACGGGACCTGAAGCCAAGCGCCCGAGTCACTGAGCATAAAAGCGCTCCGTTTCCAAGACAGCagcggggagggggggggggtaaaaaaaaaaaaaagcagatctTCTCTCCccaaaaaatcagtttaaaaaaaaaaaaagagcgcCCCTCAGACCCAACTACCAAATCTCATGGCTTTCTGCCACTCCGGCTGTCAATCACAGGCGAGGTTGTCAACGTGGTGAATGAATGATCATCCGCTCTGTCTTCTTCTGGTCAGAACACCTCAAATGTTAATATTCAAATGCACAAAGCCCTAGCGCTCGCTTCCCTTGAATCAGTCCTAATTCTTAATCAGTTTCTCTCTTCTGTtgctctctctctcgctctctctctctctctctctctctttctctctctctctctttctctctctccctctccctctttgcaACTGCTGCACTGGAGGGAGATTAGAGGaggagggttaaaaaaaaaaatgtctgtctgAGTTTGTCTTAAAGGAGCCACAATCGATGCTGCCCGCTTGCAGTCCCCGTGCGTGTGTAAAGTGTGTGTTGCACAGGCGGAGAGGTGGATTCCGACCAGAATGCTAGAACCCGGAAGTAGTGGTGGCCATAACAGGTCGCGTCTTACACAATGCATTGGGCTGCAGCAAGTAGGCTCCTCGGCAGGGGTGGGTGCGCGATGCGAGCTCTGGCCGCACTGGAGAGGCAAAAAGGCGCTCCATTAAATCGCACACCCAGGCACAAACATCCACACACCCAGGGCACACGCGCACAAACGCGGCCAACAGATCCCGGCTGCCGGCTTTATTTTCCgtattcttttctctccctccccctccagaCTGTCTCCCCAAAGCCGACACTTGAAATAAACTGGGAATAAACGCGGGGCAAGCAGCAGCGGGAGTTATTTTGCATAGGTCTCCGCTCATAGCCTTCATGACTTTCCTCGAAATTATTGGGGTCTGCCAGTATTTTTCGGGGCGGAGGGGGTGATGCAGAAAGTACTGGAATCTCAGAACTACACACCCCAAGTAGAAAAGTCAAACGGAGcggggaggaggagcaggagcaaGATTGGGAAAGGCTCTGCTAAGGAGTCCCGAGAACGTGGGGTAGAGATGGCTGGAGCTTTCTGCAGTCCCAGCTTAGAGTTTTTTGCTGTCAGAGACGGACACCCGgcccaaagaaaggaaatgcttgCATTTTCTCACTTTAGGGGTCTGGACGCCCCCACCTCCAAGCCCGGGAGGCCGCCAGCCCCAGCCCCGGCGTCCTGCGCTaagtgagagaggaagggagggaacaaTGAGCTGAGAGCCGGGAATGTGCCCCCAGCGCCTGTTTACAAACACGGAGCTATTTATGAACGCCGGAAAGCGAAACCCGACGCGGGCTCGGAGCGGCCCAGACCTCGCGGGCGGAGCCGGGGCCGGGGCGCCGCGGGGAGGGAGGCTCTTTTTCCGATCCGTTTGGGACAGGGCGGCCGTGCGCCCAGGGCGCGGCGCGGCGAGGCCGGAGCGTTCGGCTAGGGCTACAGCCGCGCCGCCTTTGTCTTCTAGGCGCGGAGGGGCTCCAGCCGTGGCCGTGCTGGGGCCTGGATGGACCTGGCGCCCCCAGCTTTTCCCTGGCTACGCCGGGCGCTCTCCTCccaaacacccccccccccccggtccCCATTCCGTTTTCCTGTCCTCAACCCCGGCTCAGGGAAAACTCTCAGTGTCAAAGATATTCACTTCGGGAGCTGCGGTTTCAGACAAAAAGCTGCCCCTATCCACAACTCGGAGGCTCCAACCAACCACTGATTTTAACTTTCTCCCTTTAAATACCAGGTACCTATTCTCTGGCTT is part of the Rhinolophus ferrumequinum isolate MPI-CBG mRhiFer1 chromosome 13, mRhiFer1_v1.p, whole genome shotgun sequence genome and encodes:
- the LOC117032917 gene encoding uncharacterized protein LOC117032917, producing MCPQRLFTNTELFMNAGKRNPTRARSGPDLAGGAGAGAPRGGRLFFRSVWDRAAVRPGRGAARPERSARATAAPPLSSRRGGAPAVAVLGPGWTWRPQLFPGYAGRSPPKHPPPPGPHSVFLSSTPAQGKLSVSKIFTSGAAVSDKKLPLSTTRRLQPTTDFNFLPLNTSSPDSDLPSWLSRRSSTSRVKTSHLGAGLAARLARSRIFSPPPSS